CAATCATAAATTCAGACATTTCATGACGGCCGCCCAGCTCATCGATAAAATCGGTATCCAGCCACGGTTTGTAAATCTGCAGCTCGGCGTTAGTCAGCAGGCCATAGCGATAGAAACGTTCAATGTCGTTGCCTTTATAGGTACTGCCGTCACCCCAGATGTTCACACCATCTTCTTTCATGGCGGCAACCAGCATGGTGCCGGTCACGGCACGGCCCAGTGGGGTGGTGTTGAAATAGGTCAGACCGCCGGTGGTATTATGGAAAGCGCCACACTGAATAGCGGCAATACCTTCGGCGACCAGCTGCTTACGGCAGTCAATCAGACGTGCGTTCTCTGCGCCATACTCTTTAGCACGACGAGGAATGGCATCATAGTCGTCCTCATCCGGCTGACCCAGGTTCGCTGTATATGCATACGGAACCGCTCCCTTCTGGCGCATCCACAGCAGTGCAGCGCTGGTATCCAGGCCGCCTGAAAAAGCGATGCCAATACGTTGTCCTACCGGAAGATGCTTGAGAATCGTCGTCATAAAATAAAACCCTGCGTGATTGACTGATTAGAGACCGCTTTCGCTCTCGATGCATGTTTATGCAAAATAAGTGAGTATTCATTTAATCATCTTTTGTCGATGACCGGAAGAGACTCGTGCGTTTTTTGTAAAAATTTCCCTCCGTTTGGCCTGGTGGAAACTGGGTTGACAGGCGGGGTTCACTATCAATATACTGAACGCCGATTTTACGTCCCGTCTTCGGTACCAAATCCCAGCATTATTTGCATTTTCTCGCCAAAAAGCGTAGAATTTGCCACGTTTCAGGCGCGGGGTGGAGCAGCCTGGTAGCTCGTCGGGCTCATAACCCGAAGGTCGTCGGTTCAAATCCGGCCCCCGCAACCACTTTCCCATAAAGTCATTTTTCAAATATACTGTGAAGACTCAGAGCCTTCGTAGCTGGATTTGAAAAAATTCTTTCGGAGAGTGCTCCAGGCCACCGTTGTGGCTATAGGGTTCAGTTATCTAAAGCCCCGATTTATCGGGGTTTTTTGTTATCTGACTACAGAATAACTGGGCTTTACGCCCTTTTTTTATGTCTTGGGGGTGGGCTTGTCCACATTAGAGCAAAAATTAACAGAGATGATTACTGCACCGGTCGAAGCACTGGGCTACGAACTGGTCGGCATCGAATTCGTTCGCGGCCGCACATCGACGCTGCGCATCTATATTGATAGTGAAGATGGCATCAATGTTGATGATTGTGCTGATGTTAGCCACCAGGTGAGTGCGGTTCTTGATGTTGAAGATCCGATTACCGTTGCGTACAACCTGGAAGTTTCCTCACCTGGCCTCGATCGCCCGATGTTCACGGCCGAGCACTATGTGCGCTTTACCGGTGAAGAAGTGGCTCTCGTTCTGCGTATGGCCGTACAGAACCGCCGTAAATGGCAGGGAATTATCAAAGCCGTTGATGGTGAAATGATCACGGTGACAGTCGAAGGCAAAGATGAAGTGTTCGCGCTGAGTAATATCCAGAAGGCGAACCTGGTTCCCCACTTTTAACAGTCTGGATTGAGGTGAAAAGCCCGCGATGAACAAAGAAATTTTGGCTGTTGTTGAAGCCGTCTCCAACGAGAAATCACTGCCGCGTGAAAAGATTTTCGAAGCGCTGGAAAGTGCACTGGCTACAGCAACCAAGAAAAAATACGAACAAGAGATCGATGTTCGCGTAGAAATCGATCGCAAAAGCGGTGACTTCGATACATTCCGTCGTTGGGTAATCGTTGAAGAAGTGACCCAGCCAACCAAAGAGATCACTCTGGAAGCGGCACGTTTTGAAGACGAAAGCCTGAACGTTGGTGACTATGTTGAAGATCAGATTGAGTCTGTGACCTTCGACCGTATCACCACCCAGACCGCAAAACAGGTTATCGTGCAGAAAGTTCGCGAAGCCGAGCGTGCGCTGGTTGTTGATCAGTTCCGCGATCAGGAAGGCGAAATCATCACGGGTGTGGTGAAGAAAGTGAACCGCGACAACATCTCTCTGGAGATCAAATCTGAAGGGATGCCGGGCAACGCTGAAGCGGTGATCCTGCGTGAAGACATGCTGCCGCGTGAAAACTTCCGCCCTGGCGACCGTATCCGTGGTGTGCTGTATGCCGTTCGCCCTGAAGCGCGTGGTGCACAGCTGTTCGTGACCCGTTCTAAACCAGAAATGCTGGTTGAACTGTTCCGTATCGAAGTGCCGGAAATCGGTGAAGAAGTTATCGAGATTAAAGCGGCGGCTCGCGATCCGGGCTCCCGTGCGAAAATTGCG
This region of Enterobacter cloacae complex sp. R_G8 genomic DNA includes:
- the rimP gene encoding ribosome maturation factor RimP; this encodes MSTLEQKLTEMITAPVEALGYELVGIEFVRGRTSTLRIYIDSEDGINVDDCADVSHQVSAVLDVEDPITVAYNLEVSSPGLDRPMFTAEHYVRFTGEEVALVLRMAVQNRRKWQGIIKAVDGEMITVTVEGKDEVFALSNIQKANLVPHF